One genomic window of Sporosarcina sp. FSL K6-3457 includes the following:
- a CDS encoding ABC transporter permease: MKMSFNNPVLFKELKLRFRSPKSFVGILFYLAAMCVFVFGFIFTTMNLTGVSYFRPTESMLLFAFLAFIQLGLVLFITPGLTAGAISSEREKQTLPILLTTSQSSFQIISGKLLSSIAFLMLLTVAGLPIYSLVFLFGGISPMDFVRIFFFLFVTLVAVGSIGILFSTLIRRTIVSMIATYGVMIFLSAVTGFLLIIVLQVTRYNFSGVGPLPTSIVGHVLASINPAVLFASILSPAMSESIMEMTQVKFPIWMGYLIFYLSITVGALWLAVKKLRVNMKKFK; the protein is encoded by the coding sequence ATGAAGATGAGTTTCAATAATCCTGTCCTATTTAAAGAATTAAAGCTGCGGTTTCGATCACCCAAAAGCTTTGTGGGGATTCTGTTCTATTTAGCCGCCATGTGTGTGTTTGTTTTCGGCTTTATCTTCACGACGATGAACTTAACGGGTGTGTCGTATTTTAGACCGACTGAAAGTATGCTGCTGTTTGCTTTCTTGGCGTTTATTCAACTTGGCTTGGTGCTATTTATCACGCCGGGCTTGACGGCGGGTGCGATTAGTAGTGAACGGGAAAAGCAGACATTGCCGATTTTACTGACGACCTCTCAAAGTTCGTTTCAGATTATTTCGGGGAAGCTATTGTCATCGATTGCTTTTTTGATGTTGCTTACTGTAGCAGGCTTGCCTATCTATAGTTTAGTGTTCTTATTCGGCGGTATTTCACCGATGGATTTTGTGCGGATATTCTTTTTCTTGTTTGTGACGCTAGTAGCGGTTGGTAGTATCGGAATTCTGTTTTCTACGCTCATTCGTCGAACGATTGTGTCGATGATTGCGACGTATGGCGTGATGATATTTTTGTCTGCTGTTACTGGTTTTTTACTCATCATTGTGTTGCAGGTGACGAGGTATAATTTCAGCGGGGTGGGGCCGCTGCCAACTTCTATAGTGGGGCATGTTCTGGCATCCATTAATCCGGCGGTGCTTTTTGCTTCCATACTATCACCAGCGATGTCGGAAAGTATAATGGAAATGACGCAGGTGAAATTTCCGATTTGGATGGGTTATCTCATTTTTTACTTATCGATTACGGTAGGGGCGTTATGGTTAGCGGTGAAAAAATTACGGGTGAATATGAAAAAGTTCAAATAG
- a CDS encoding AAA family ATPase: MPYTPEQFEEMSEKLGMVKEEIGKFIVGQQEAVEFSLYSILANGHALLEGLPGLGKTMLIRTISEVLDLSFSRIQFTPDLMPADITGTSILERNEEGMQRFVFKEGPIFSQMVLADEINRATPKTQSALLEAMGEQTVTVLGETRKMAKPFFVLATQNPIEMEGTYPLPEAQMDRFLCKILLPYPEKSELKEIILRTTGPTTAAIQKVMDAETIVMAQQMVKEIVIADDMIDYAVDLVAATHNNAANLATATSSKNGSEDDWSKYVQYGSGPRGLQSIIRLAKARALMAGRYHVSIADIKTVAKPALRHRILINYEGEAEGVDVDGLITKLLEEVRQGASV, translated from the coding sequence ATGCCATATACACCAGAGCAGTTTGAAGAAATGAGCGAGAAGCTTGGAATGGTGAAAGAGGAAATTGGGAAATTTATTGTTGGGCAACAAGAAGCGGTTGAGTTTTCTCTTTATTCGATACTAGCAAATGGGCACGCGCTGTTAGAGGGACTGCCGGGGCTTGGGAAGACGATGCTGATTCGAACGATATCGGAAGTGTTGGATCTATCGTTTTCACGAATCCAGTTTACACCAGATTTGATGCCGGCGGATATTACAGGAACGAGTATTTTAGAAAGAAATGAAGAGGGCATGCAACGCTTTGTATTTAAAGAAGGACCGATATTTAGCCAAATGGTGTTAGCGGATGAGATTAACCGTGCAACACCGAAAACGCAAAGTGCTTTGCTGGAGGCGATGGGTGAGCAAACGGTGACGGTGCTTGGTGAGACACGGAAAATGGCGAAACCATTTTTTGTTCTTGCTACCCAAAACCCGATTGAAATGGAAGGGACGTATCCTTTACCTGAGGCACAAATGGACCGGTTTTTGTGTAAGATTTTATTGCCATATCCAGAAAAGTCGGAGCTGAAGGAAATTATATTGCGTACGACAGGGCCGACAACGGCGGCTATTCAAAAAGTGATGGATGCGGAAACGATTGTCATGGCACAGCAAATGGTAAAAGAAATTGTTATTGCAGATGACATGATTGACTATGCGGTGGACTTGGTTGCAGCGACACATAATAACGCTGCTAACCTAGCTACAGCAACGTCTAGCAAAAATGGATCTGAGGATGACTGGTCGAAATACGTCCAATATGGTAGTGGGCCGCGGGGACTGCAGTCGATTATTCGATTGGCAAAAGCGCGTGCGTTAATGGCGGGGCGTTACCATGTGTCCATCGCAGATATTAAAACGGTTGCCAAACCTGCATTGCGCCACCGCATTCTTATCAATTATGAGGGAGAAGCGGAAGGCGTCGATGTGGATGGCTTAATTACGAAATTGCTTGAAGAAGTACGACAAGGAGCCTCTGTGTAA
- a CDS encoding DUF58 domain-containing protein — translation MSGELFPDRLAKRLGGLSIVSRSGRLGHHKGTHRSRKTGSSLDFSDFREYHPGDDLRHIDWNVYARTDKPFIKQFLDEQEMRIHILLDSTKSMGVDGKWDYARQVAIALGHIALKSGDTVSFSTWSDEQDYFYRRKGSLHRASLTKFVTSIDSPGSTDNFTDHALRHIPKAVTVLFIITDGLEDTAKWEHLFRRLPGICGDIRMLTIHSKPEEAPHYEGDVRFIDSESGAGVEVTVTRRAVQDYLATKVAHEAQLTTLAGKFGIHLVHAEVADGVMETVTKKIRHAGWLR, via the coding sequence ATGAGTGGCGAATTGTTTCCTGACAGACTAGCGAAAAGACTTGGTGGGTTATCGATCGTTTCTAGATCTGGACGGCTCGGACATCATAAAGGGACACATCGATCACGCAAGACGGGTTCATCACTCGACTTTTCGGATTTCAGAGAATATCATCCTGGCGATGATTTGCGGCATATCGACTGGAATGTTTATGCACGAACGGATAAGCCATTCATTAAACAGTTTCTCGACGAACAAGAGATGCGTATTCATATACTGCTCGATTCTACGAAGTCGATGGGCGTAGATGGCAAATGGGATTATGCTCGACAGGTAGCCATTGCACTCGGCCATATTGCGTTGAAAAGTGGAGACACGGTATCGTTTTCGACGTGGTCGGATGAACAGGATTACTTTTATAGAAGAAAAGGCTCTTTACATAGGGCTTCATTGACGAAGTTTGTCACTTCGATTGATAGTCCTGGCTCGACGGACAATTTCACTGATCATGCATTGCGGCATATTCCAAAAGCGGTGACGGTGCTGTTTATTATCACAGATGGTCTTGAAGATACAGCTAAGTGGGAGCATCTATTCCGACGACTACCGGGTATTTGCGGAGATATTCGGATGTTGACGATTCATTCAAAACCGGAGGAAGCCCCCCATTACGAAGGGGATGTCCGGTTTATTGATAGTGAGAGTGGTGCGGGTGTTGAGGTGACGGTGACGAGGCGTGCTGTGCAGGATTATTTGGCTACTAAGGTCGCGCATGAAGCTCAGCTGACGACGCTTGCGGGCAAGTTTGGTATTCACTTGGTCCATGCGGAGGTGGCTGATGGCGTTATGGAAACGGTGACAAAGAAAATACGTCATGCAGGTTGGCTGCGATAG
- a CDS encoding vWA domain-containing protein, whose product MGLNNIINSWTAIFPLVVLLYYFFRKKYEVTTISSTLFWRQSMRETKVSPYLKNLQRNALFYLQMAALLLMVFILLGPFLPQEQAIGGHTILIVDTSASMLAGKEQTTLFARQQAAMKELVVSRPGEPITIVTTGKEPVIVVREQTDEEVLLAEIDKLAVSYEQEHMERALEFARSIGSVGGADIHIYTDSLDRSAFAEGDKEIAWTIHGSEDVLVNVSINKFGAVKTPQGTEAIVKITNVSDVNQTGDVQLTNLLTGEVLLKDNFSVEAGKDTLLSFKELPDSRALQAKIIVGDDYEVDNTAAILLGAEVSEVVVDGQLHELVKRAFEAVGLAVSTGSAKELLAAQDSAISVTNDVSLLKKGSKPVIIIGRNDKSPTSVSGAVKSIVDPLFTIADISDVYVSALYPPFTSYTTIATVGDQPFIQRSKRGDIVVLADIELTDWPLHPSFPLFVWSASEQLRSDTDTLGLFVPNERKAVLSGGKADGLEVFTLQDEYVTTIADGSSFVAPARPGIYKVRDGGSEKLFAVQLEQAEKELVVGASYRIGQTAAVEEAEEGKQMIGWLFIMPLLLLLLIEWEVRRRGYPNR is encoded by the coding sequence ATGGGATTAAATAACATTATCAATAGTTGGACGGCTATTTTTCCGTTGGTCGTCTTGTTGTATTATTTCTTTCGCAAAAAATATGAAGTGACGACCATTTCTTCGACATTATTTTGGCGACAATCGATGCGGGAAACGAAAGTATCTCCGTATTTGAAAAATTTACAGCGTAATGCGTTATTTTATCTACAAATGGCTGCATTGTTGCTGATGGTCTTTATATTACTTGGTCCATTTTTACCGCAAGAGCAAGCGATTGGAGGGCATACGATTTTGATTGTGGACACGTCTGCGAGTATGCTAGCAGGCAAGGAGCAAACGACCTTATTTGCTCGGCAGCAGGCGGCCATGAAAGAGCTTGTCGTCAGTCGTCCAGGAGAGCCGATTACGATTGTGACGACGGGCAAAGAACCGGTGATTGTTGTGCGAGAGCAAACAGATGAAGAAGTGTTGCTTGCGGAAATTGACAAATTAGCGGTGTCCTATGAGCAGGAGCATATGGAACGGGCCTTGGAGTTTGCGCGTTCGATTGGCTCTGTTGGTGGAGCGGATATTCATATTTACACAGATTCACTTGATCGTTCAGCTTTTGCTGAAGGAGATAAAGAGATTGCATGGACTATTCATGGATCAGAAGATGTGCTTGTCAATGTATCTATCAATAAGTTTGGTGCGGTGAAAACGCCGCAAGGAACGGAAGCAATTGTCAAGATTACCAACGTTTCTGACGTCAATCAAACCGGTGATGTGCAGCTTACGAATCTACTGACAGGCGAAGTGCTACTCAAAGATAACTTTAGCGTTGAAGCTGGTAAAGATACATTGTTATCGTTTAAAGAACTGCCAGATAGCCGAGCACTACAAGCCAAAATTATTGTGGGTGACGACTATGAGGTAGATAATACAGCGGCGATTTTACTAGGTGCTGAAGTATCGGAGGTAGTTGTCGATGGGCAATTGCATGAGCTAGTGAAACGGGCGTTTGAAGCAGTTGGATTAGCAGTATCGACGGGCTCGGCAAAAGAATTACTAGCTGCACAGGATAGTGCAATAAGTGTGACCAATGATGTTTCATTGCTTAAAAAAGGGTCTAAGCCCGTCATTATTATTGGGCGTAATGATAAGTCACCTACATCTGTTTCAGGTGCAGTAAAGAGCATTGTCGACCCACTGTTTACGATTGCTGATATTAGCGATGTCTATGTTAGCGCGCTTTATCCACCATTTACATCGTATACGACCATTGCAACGGTAGGGGATCAGCCATTCATCCAACGATCGAAGCGCGGTGATATTGTTGTGCTAGCGGATATTGAATTGACGGATTGGCCCCTACACCCCTCATTCCCATTATTCGTCTGGAGTGCGTCGGAACAGCTGCGTTCCGATACGGATACGTTAGGGCTATTCGTGCCGAATGAACGAAAAGCGGTATTATCAGGCGGGAAGGCGGATGGACTGGAAGTATTTACATTGCAGGATGAGTATGTGACAACGATAGCAGATGGTTCGAGTTTTGTAGCACCTGCACGTCCTGGAATTTATAAAGTACGGGATGGCGGTTCTGAGAAATTATTTGCTGTCCAACTGGAGCAAGCTGAAAAAGAGCTTGTAGTTGGTGCGTCGTATAGGATTGGACAAACGGCAGCTGTTGAAGAGGCAGAAGAAGGCAAGCAAATGATTGGCTGGCTATTCATCATGCCGCTGCTCCTACTATTGCTAATTGAATGGGAGGTGCGACGACGTGGATATCCGAATCGATGA